From a region of the Oryza sativa Japonica Group chromosome 6, ASM3414082v1 genome:
- the LOC4340738 gene encoding uncharacterized protein isoform X1: MGFIGDTIESIRSMQVRQVLAQIISLGMIVTSALIIWKGLIVVTGSESPVVVVLSGSMEPGFKRGDILFLHMSKDPIRTGEIVVFNVDGREIPIVHRVIKVHERQESAEVDILTKGDNNFGDDRLLYAHGQLWLQQHHIMGRAVGFLPYVGWVTIIMTEKPIIKYLLIGALGLLVITSKE; encoded by the exons ATGGGGTTCATCGGCGACACGATAGAGTCAATCCGCTCGATGCAGGTCCGCCAGGTGCTGGCGCAAATCATCAGCTTAG GTATGATTGTTACCTCTGCATTGATCATATGGAAGGGTTTAATAGTTGTAACAGGTAGTGAATCTCCAGTGGTGGTGGTTCTTTCTGGTAGCATGGAACCTGGATTTAAAAGA GGTGACATCCTGTTTTTGCACATGAGCAAAGACCCTATCCGCACTGGAGAAATAGTTGTTTTTAATGTTGAT GGCCGTGAAATTCCAATTGTTCACCGTGTGATCAAG GTTCATGAACGCCAGGAGAGTGCAGAAGTTGACATCCTCACAAAAG GTGATAACAATTTTGGGGATGACCGACTTCTGTATGCACATGGGCAGCTTTGGCTTCAGCAACATCATATTATGGGGCGAGCTGTTGG TTTTCTGCCATATGTTGGATGGGTTACAATTATCATGACTGAGAAGCCAATTATTAAG TACCTTCTGATCGGCGCGCTGGGCCTACTGGTTATAACATCAAAGGAGTAA
- the LOC4340739 gene encoding heat shock factor-binding protein, translating to MAAPGSGSGGIPIKADQDSDGSAQSTADMTAFVQNLLMQMQTRFQSMSENIISKIDEMGARIDELEQSINDLKVEMGTEGITPTKPKDEESKPAGSSAE from the exons ATGGCGGCtcccggctccggctccggcggcatCCCCATCAAG GCTGATCAGGACTCGGATGGCTCGGCGCAGAGCACTGCTGATATGACCGCTTTC GTGCAAAATCTTCTGATGCAGATG CAAACCAGGTTCCAATCTATGTCAGAGAACATCATTTCAAAGA TAGATGAAATGGGCGCAAGAATTGATGAGTTGGAGCAGAGCATCAATGACCTCAAGGTTGAGATGGGCACTGAAGGTATTACCCCAACTAAGCCAAAGGACGAAGAATCGAAGCCTGCGGGTAGCTCTGCCGAATGA
- the LOC4340738 gene encoding uncharacterized protein isoform X2, with translation MGFIGDTIESIRSMQVRQVLAQIISLGMIVTSALIIWKGLIVVTGSESPVVVVLSGSMEPGFKRGDILFLHMSKDPIRTGEIVVFNVDVSLTETFLSFSWYRFMNARRVQKLTSSQKVITILGMTDFCMHMGSFGFSNIILWGELLVFCHMLDGLQLS, from the exons ATGGGGTTCATCGGCGACACGATAGAGTCAATCCGCTCGATGCAGGTCCGCCAGGTGCTGGCGCAAATCATCAGCTTAG GTATGATTGTTACCTCTGCATTGATCATATGGAAGGGTTTAATAGTTGTAACAGGTAGTGAATCTCCAGTGGTGGTGGTTCTTTCTGGTAGCATGGAACCTGGATTTAAAAGA GGTGACATCCTGTTTTTGCACATGAGCAAAGACCCTATCCGCACTGGAGAAATAGTTGTTTTTAATGTTGATGTAAGTCTTACTGAAACATT CTTATCATTCTCTTGGTATAGGTTCATGAACGCCAGGAGAGTGCAGAAGTTGACATCCTCACAAAAG GTGATAACAATTTTGGGGATGACCGACTTCTGTATGCACATGGGCAGCTTTGGCTTCAGCAACATCATATTATGGGGCGAGCTGTTGG TTTTCTGCCATATGTTGGATGGGTTACAATTATCATGA
- the LOC4340737 gene encoding protein trichome birefringence-like 19: MKRLSIRGLLAGARRTRHAVAAKATTSVPALVALLFFFAAATFSVFSLGSFRWPGAADDGGAAACDAALARGRGEWMRDAGAAPYYTNATCGFIQNYQNCMKHGRPSMEFLRWRWRPGDGGEGCEPLGPFDAARFFRLVRGRSMLFVGDSLASSHVTSLVCALSQVEAPARSRDAAAGFEHWRFPAHGFAVAYFWTPFQVRWRLTRGPPEAVGPERQGEVFAGPSDLHLDEPDERWTSAAKSHDYVVLSASHWFARPAVYYQHGRVVGCHDCGDSNATATAIVKQPEHAQRAAFRAVLGALARLDGFNGTAILRTVAPTHYENGGWFDGGECTATRPASESEDGAAPEMAATEAEFYRAQVEEFAAAAAAAAARNGGKRARLRLMDVTRMMLLRPDGHPDRHGHGGGEHDGFEIDCLHWCLPGAIDVWNDLLLQIIASS; encoded by the coding sequence ATGAAGCGCCTCTCCAtccgcggcctcctcgccggGGCTCGCCGGACCCGCCACGCCGTTGCCGCCAAGGCCACCACGTCCGTCCCGGCTCTCGTCgcgctcctcttcttcttcgccgccgccaccttctcgGTCTTCTCCCTCGGCTCCTTCCGTTGGCCTGGCGCCGCCGATGATGGCGGTGCGGCTGCCTGCGACGCCGCGCTGGCGCGGGGGCGGGGCGAGTGGATGCgcgacgccggcgcggcgccgtACTACACCAACGCGACGTGCGGGTTCATCCAGAACTACCAGAACTGCATGAAGCACGGGAGGCCCAGCATGGAGTTcttgcggtggcggtggcgtcccggtgacggcggcgaggggtgcGAGCCGCTCGGGCCGTTCGACGCGGCGCGGTTCTTCCGGCTCGTGCGCGGGAGGTCGATGCTGTTCGTCGGCGACTCGCTGGCGAGCAGCCACGTGACGTCCCTCGTGTGCGCGCTGTCGCAGGTggaggcgccggcgaggtcgcgcgacgcggcggcggggttcGAGCACTGGCGCTTCCCGGCGCACGGCTTCGCCGTCGCCTACTTCTGGACGCCGTTCCAGGTCCGGTGGCGCCTGACGCGCGGCCCGCCGGAGGCGGTCGGTCCGGAACGGCAGGGCGAGGTGTTCGCCGGCCCGAGCGACCTCCACCTCGACGAGCCCGACGAGCGGTGGACGTCCGCCGCCAAGAGCCACGACTACGTCGTCCTCTCCGCGTCGCACTGGTTCGCGCGCCCCGCCGTGTACTACCAGCACGGCCGCGTCGTCGGCTGCCACGACTGCGGCGACAGCAacgccaccgccacggccaTTGTCAAGCAGCCAGAGCACGCGCAGCGGGCGGCGTTCCGCGCCGTGCTCGGGGCGCTGGCGCGGCTGGACGGGTTCAACGGCACGGCGATCCTGCGCACGGTGGCGCCGACGCACTACGAGAACGGCGGGTGGTTCGACGGCGGGGAGTGCACCGCGACGCGGCCGGCCAGCGAGAGCGAGGACGGGGcggcgccggagatggcggcgacggaggcggagtTCTACCGGGCGCAGGTCGAGGagttcgccgcggcggcggcggcggcggcggcgaggaacggCGGCAAGCGGGCGCGGCTGAGGCTGATGGACGTGACGCGGATGATGCTGCTCCGGCCGGACGGGCACCCGGACCGGCAcgggcatggcggcggcgagcacgacggATTCGAGATCGACTGCCTGCACTGGTGCTTGCCCGGAGCGATCGACGTGTGGAACGACCTGCTGCTTCAGATAATCGCATCCTCATGA